The Metabacillus schmidteae nucleotide sequence CATTAGTTTTAAAATGCATGAATAATATAGTTCTAATTAGAAAAACTTGGCTTGTCGCCCAAGTCCTAATGAAGAAAGTCTTTTTTTAAAATACTATCATCTGTTAAATTTTTATACTTTCTGATAGTACATACAATATGTTGACTATAAGTGCTTAAATTACGTAAGTAATACTTGATAATCATTTATCGGTAAGGAGGGGTCACTCTGAAACGTGAACCTAAAATTGGACTAGCGCTTGGTTCGGGTGGTGCAAGAGGTTTCGCACATTTAGGAGTATTAAAGGTGTTAAAGGATGAGGGTATTCCCATTAATCTTATTGCAGGTAGTAGTATGGGGGCGTTAGTAGGGAGCTTCTATGCTGCTGGAATTAGTTTGGAGAGGTTATATCAATTTGCTTTAGCATTTAAAAGAAAATATTATTTGGATTATACAGTCCCTAAAATGGGGTTTATTTCTGGAAACCGTGTCAAAGAACTTATTCGATTATTTACTCATCAGAAAAACTTTGAGGAACTAGATATACCTGTTGCAGTTGTTGCGACAGATTTATATGATGGAAAAAAGGTTATATTTAATAGTGGTCCTGTTGCAGATGCTGTTCGAGCCAGCATTGCGATTCCTGGAATTTTTGTTCCTGAAAAGATTGATGGTAAACTGTTAGTTGATGGTGGTGTAGTCGACCGAGTGCCTGTGTCAGTTGTGAAATCTATGGGGGCTGATATTGTGATCGCAGTCGATGTATCACATGTGAAAAAAAATGAAGATATAACGTCAATCTTCGATGTGATTCTTCAAAGTC carries:
- a CDS encoding patatin-like phospholipase family protein, giving the protein MKREPKIGLALGSGGARGFAHLGVLKVLKDEGIPINLIAGSSMGALVGSFYAAGISLERLYQFALAFKRKYYLDYTVPKMGFISGNRVKELIRLFTHQKNFEELDIPVAVVATDLYDGKKVIFNSGPVADAVRASIAIPGIFVPEKIDGKLLVDGGVVDRVPVSVVKSMGADIVIAVDVSHVKKNEDITSIFDVILQSLDIMQDELVHHREIASDIMIRPHVEQFSSRAFTNIKEIIEIGELEAKQHIPKIKDLIEKWKENHSDEE